The sequence tgttgcTTGCTAGCAGTTTACAGCCATTGTTCCTCCTTTCTCTCTAGCATAAACACACACTCTTCTGGTAGTTTAGCTCGATACTACGTTGCTTGGTCTGACCTAGTTGGTCACATTTATCTTACATTTGTTTGTCTGTGGGATTGTGGTAGGTGGGCGATTGTATACATTGCGCAGATGAATCCTCTGATTGTCCCAATCCTAAGCGAAACAGAGTAAAATAGTCTACTCGGACTAAAACTAGAGAAAAGTTATGCGCAATTCCGGGTTGGCTACCTTCTTCTATTTGGATCCTTGTTGTGTATCTTCAATCTTTTAAACGGTTTGTAATTCTTTATCTTGGTGGTGTGAACAAATCGAAAAACTTGTTGTCTCTGTATTATTGAAAATTTTCCTTGTATTCTCAGTCAGTTCCCAAAACAGCTGAGATACTCAGAACAATGTATTGTTTGATGAAATAATGTCTTTGACACGTCCTTGATCATTTAATTGTTTGGTTTCTGCTGCTATTTTCATTTCAAGTCTTCTATCATCATCAAGCATTGCAATTTCCACGCGAAACGGCGTCGTTAGAGTGATTCTTGAGAAAAAGGGACCACTCCATCTCTTCGAACCAACACTGAGATGTTCTCTTcatactaaaaccctaaaaacctcATCTTTTTGCTATACGGTGACCAAAAATGGCGATTACGCCGTTGGCTCAGCTCAACGAGTTAACGATCTCTTCCTCGTCCTCCTCATTTCACGCGAATTCGATATCCAATTCGTTGCATAGCAGCTTCGCGAGTACGAGAATCAGCGGCTTCACGAAACGAAGAAGCGATTCAAAGTCCAAGTCTTTGCGGCTGAGATGCTCCTTCTCTCCGATGGAGACCGCGAAGATTAAGGTCGTTGGTGTCGGCGGTGGCGGTAACAACGCCGTCAATCGCATGATTTCCAGCGGCTTGCAggtccctctctctctctctctcctctcgaagaaagaaacaaatcaaTTTCATCCTTTTTGCTTCGAAAGATCCCATTTTGATTCGTCCTGTTTGATGACAGAGTGTTGATTTCTATGCGATAAACACGGACTCTCAAGCTCTGCTTCAGTCTTCTGCACAAACCCCTCTTCAAATTGGAGAGCTTTTAACTCGTGGCCTTGGTTTAGTCTAGACTAAGCAACGTGTATCCTTTATATGTTAAAAGATGTGACCTTTTTGAGTGTTGACACTCTCTGTTAACTAACGCAGGTACTGGTGGGAACCCGCTTCTAGGAGAACAAGCTGCTGAAGAATCTAAAGATGCTATTGCTAATGCTCTCAAAGGATCTGACCTTGTTTTCATTACTGCTGGTATGGGTGGTGGCACTGGCTCTGGTGCTGCTCCTGTCGTTGCTCAGATTTCAAAGGAAGCTGGTTATTTGACTGTTGGTGTTGTTACCTATCCTTTTAGCTTCGAAGGTCGTAAAAGATCTTTgcaggtatatatatatgtcttgaCTCACCGTTTCTTGTTTTAAATGTCATGTTATGACTAATTGTGTTTTGACTCTCTAGGCGTTGGAAGCTATTGAGAAGCTGCAGAAGAACGTTGATACTCTTATTGTGATTCCAAATGATCGTCTGCTAGATATTGCTGATGAGCAGACACCTCTTCAGGACGCTTTTCTTCTTGCGGATGATGTTTTGCGTCAAGGAGTTCAAGGAATCTCTGATATTATTACTGTGAGTTCCTGTCTTTGTAAAGCTCTTACAAGTTGGTTTGATGAGAATGTTCACTGATTGTATCTGTTGTTCCTTTTTCAGATACCTGGACTGGTCAATGTAGATTTTGCGGATGTGAAGGCGGTTATGAAAGACTCTGGAACTGCAATGCTTGGGGTAGGTGTTTCCTGCGGCAAGAACCGAGCACAAGAAGCAGCTGAGCAAGCCACTTTGGCTCCATTGATTGGATCATCCATACAGTCAGCTACTGGTGTCGTCTACAACATCACCGGCGGAAAAGACATTACTTTGCAGGAAGTGAACCGAGTATCTCAGGTGCGGAAATCTTGATTCAGTTCAGTTTGGGATATTGTATTACACAATCCACAGGCTTGTCATGTGTTGGTGGGGGGTTGCTTTTGCAGGTGGTGACAAGTTTGGCAGACCCATCAGCCAACATCATATTTGGAGCTGTTGTGGATGATCGTTACACTGGAGAGATTCATGTAACGATAATCGCCACGGGCTTCTCACAGTCTTTCCAGAAGACTCTTCTGAGTGATCCAAGAGCAGCTAAACTCGTGGACAAAATGGGATCATCAGGTCAACAAGAGAACAAAGGAATGTCTCTGCCTCACCAGAGGCAGTCTCCTGCAAGTATCAACACCAAACCATCCTCTCCCCGTAGACTTTTCTTCTagcattttattttgtttgccTTTTTCGTTTTTAAGCAGATTCCTTTATCGAAAGTGTAATGATCTTCAGGCTCAAATATCATTTGCTTATGAGTTTGCTACAAATTGTCTCTAAATCAAAGCTAACCTATCAATCTCAATCTCATGTTAATGCATAACTTGCACGCAAATCATATATACAACCGCTATGCGCACAGACAAGATTAGTAAGCAGTTGTGCTCATCTATAAATGGAGCTATATGATCATATTAGATACACTAAACATAGTAtctaaacaataaacaaagCAATAATAGCCTATGCTTATACATGTGTCTAACATTAATGTAACCGAAGGCTTGGATCTCTACATCAACAGCATCCCCAAAAACTAGATCGAATCTTTGTTTTCTACTGTGGCTTTGTCATTAATAATCATATATGAGGCTCTAGGACCACTAGAAGGAATAGACAATTCACCATAGCCAGTGCCGGTCCAAcattctcatttttttcttgatgCCCTAAgctcatttaaaattttatgcctttgttatttatataaaaaaaaaattatgctctatatacaactaaattttttgcttaaaatatgATGCCCTAAACGGTCGGTTACCTCGCTTATGCTCGAGACCGGCCCCAGGACGGCCTGAAGTGGACTCTCCTCCTTTAAGCGCTCATGTCAGCCACCTTTCAAGTAGCATACTTATTACCAGCGCGTAAACTCATCACCACTGACATAACTTCTCAAGGTACTCACCAGGTTTCAGTTGAGATTTATCAGGACTCGGGCCAAATCTCTAAAGAAAATGTATGCAGTTTTGGCGGTGTTCCTGCCACAGTCTCAACAAGATACTTTCTGATATTCCATGGCAAACAACATTAACAAAACATACACATACGCATTCTACTACACAATTCTACTCACAAACATCTTTTTGTCTTCTCTCAGGTGTTTCACAGAACCCTCTCTCAGCCTAAAACAACTCACAAACAGAAAGAAAGCTACAGATATATTCCTTTCTCATCTTCACGGTGAAGCTGAAACTTGATCTGCAGCACCAGAAACCGGAGACGAAGCAGCAGCTTCCTCTTTCGAAATGGCAACATAGTTCGCAGGAGCAGCCGGCTTATTGAGACTCTCCCTTCTCCCTCCTTCTTTCGCAACAGACCTGCTTCCATTCTGGTTTGCATTCAAAGATAAACGCCGGTTGGCTCCTCCGTTGTTAGCTCGTGTCCCCACAGGTTTCTTAGCACTGACTGGTCTTGCTGCAGTGCTTGGCCTTGTGCTAAACGCAGAGTCTTGCTCTACGTGTGGCTGTTCTTGAACCTTCTTTTGCTCCCTCAGCCTCCGTTTCTCATCTTCTCGTTCTTGCCTGAGCATACCGTACTCATCCAACATAGCTAGCAGAGGAACACCATCGTATGCAAAGGACATGCTGTGTTCCTCTTCCCAAGCTCGGATCTTGGCGACCAATGTGTCAACCATGGCTTTTCCACAACAAACAAGAAAGATTCCAATTAAGATATGAATATCAATCAGAGAGAATGTTTAACTTTGAGTTCTTCTTCTAGACATACTAGGAATCTTGCTAACCAGAATCCTGGCTTTCTCAGCTCTCTTGAGATTCAAATGAGCTCCTCTGCTTGAACTGTACCTGTTGTGATCCTGTTCTCACAAATCAAAAACCATGGAAAGAAAAAACTCAAGATCCAATTTAATGTTATTGTCTTATGTCAGGTAGTTTGGGCCGGGTAGTGGTAGTTCGGTTCGACCAAAATCTCGCCGAACTGAACCGGAAAAACTTCGGTTCGATATTCCGATAGttcaactttctttttttttttaccaaaactaACCGAAGTTTTTTGTTTCGATTATCTGTTAGGTTGAAAATTTGGTTGAAAATTCGGGTATTTTGGTTAATTTCGgttaattttagttaaatttagttactttggtttaaaattttgagttACTTAGGTTCAAAATTTGTTAgcaaattttgtttattttgtttatttatttttattttttttaaagggcaattgtcaataatagcacctttgaagtttatgtctcaaaaatagcactagaaggagaaagtcacaaaaatgacattcattaaaaggtaaaatatccctaatacccttggtttaaaattaaataaacaaacaaaaataaaaaaaataaaaaaaaatgaaaaaaagaaattttgtttatagtttcagattatatgttttcagatccgaaatttttattatttttttttgaaattttttttttatttttttttttcaaattttctttttataatttaaaaatactttttgaaactgttttttaaaatttttattgtttattttagtatttagtatttattttttataaaattttaaaccctaattccaaaaccccaccccttaactctaaatcctaatgtttggattaattaacccaaggggtataagtgtatatttacttctttaatgaaacctatttttgtgactttgagtcttgagtgctactttgggaacaaaaacttggtttagtgctattttagtcttttctcttttttaaatctTGAAAGACTTAACTAACGATTAACCgaaaatcaaagtttttttataaacctgCTAAATCGAACCGAACTTCtcaccgaactaaccaaaatttttgttcggtttggtttaaaaTCCGAGGCCTACTAGTCTAATGATTCATCACAATGTGTgactgagaaagaaaaaaaaagcaaagcaTTACCCGGTTGTAGTCTTCTAACCAGCTCTCTTCCTCACACGCAGACATCCATTTCTCAACTCTGTCCAATACATCCTTCCTACTAACCGCTTCTTCTCTAGCCTTAGCTATCTGACTATCCATATCCGCCAACAACTCAGTATGCTCCACGTTCCCAGCATCAATCAGCGACATGATCCTCTCGCGAGCCGACTCAGGGTTTATCTCCACGTGCGCACGAGCGTATATCTCCTCTAGCTCTGACTGTTTCTTGAATGCAATCTCCTTCATTCTGCTGGCTTTCAGCTGGTCAAGCCTGTCCACTTCCACCTCAGCCTGGTTGATCAGATCACGTGCGAGAGCGCCTGGCGAAGTGACGTCATCTACTGAAGATGAAATGTTGCACGTGACGTGGTTGAAAAGATCCCTTTCTTCATCAGGAGTGTCCATCAGGTTCCAAAGATCAACCAGCTGAGTGGCAAGCTCTTGAAGCTTTCGAAGTCTTTGCTTCTTGTCATCTTCAAGAGTCAGAACGGTTTTAGACAACATTGAGAGAGTGTCGTTGCTAATGCTCTTGGCCTGGACAGCTGTTTCTTCATCTAAGCTTGGGTGAACTTGTGTCACGGTGGTTAAGAAGTCCAAAGTGAGAACGGCGCATAGGTCATGGACAGTGCTCACAAACTCGAGCACTTTCTGCAGCCTGTCGCTCTTCTCTTTCTGAAGCTCTTGGAGTTGGCTGTGGAAAGAGTCTAGTTTCTTGAGAGACAGGTCAGATTCATCGACTATAGGAGGAAGTGGAAGCTCGTTACTACTCAAACCACCagcaatctctccggagatctTCTGGATTTGTGATTGCACATCGGAGAAGGCTCTGACTCTCTCCTCTTTCTGTTGCCAGAGTTGTTCGAGAGCTGGTGCTATAGCAGCAAGCTGTTCTTTAATCGTTCCAGAAGACTTATCTGGCTGCAATAGAAGATATAACTCAATTACATATTCAACTTCTAAACTTGGGACAAGAAAGAAAGAGACTTACAATGCCATTAGCAAAGGTTTTTTCTCCAAGAGAGGTAGTGAGGCTGGAGAGTTCAGCGTTAGCATCAGACAAGGTCTGAAGAAGCTCGGCGCGGGACTTGGCAGCTTGTTcaacttttcttttgtaaacatCGAGACACTCTTGCTCTATCTGGAGAAGCATCTTGTCTCGTTGCTCATCGCTCTCACCTACTTCATCCCATATTTCCTGttttttaaacaataatgtTATTCATGCCATAACAAGAACTGAGTAAAAGCCATGCAACAACTTCGATATGAGATGGTACCTGCAGCTTTTGGAGTAAAGTACCACAAGTAATCTCCCCGAGATGAGGACTTTCAGCATCTGTGACCGTCATTGCCGCGAACTCAGAAGGTTTCCTGTAGAAAAGATCAAAACAAATGACAGTTAGAGACTATAACTACACTAAGAGCTAAATGGTACACAGCATTTCACAGTGACTAATGAAAATTGCTAGAAGTAAATTAGATCTTTCTTAATAATATAGCAGAGCAAGCTTGGAGCAAAACAATCAAACAGCATTGGATGATGAAACCAAAgcaatcaaaacaaaaacatcaaactGATCAAACCTAATAATAGTAAAAGAAAAGGGGTATGGTTACCGAGATTTCGAGGGTTTTAAATGAgtctctctctcaacaagaGGTGTTCTTGTAGATCTGAAGCTGTGTGACGACAATATAAACTCAAAATACTGTTGAGAGAAAATCTTTGAGCAAATGATGATGGAGGAAATCTATCTACGGATGGATGGAATGGAGAGGTGGAAGAGACGGAGTGGTGCTGTTGGGACCCACACTTCTTTGTATTGTTTTTACGATGGAAATTTTATCACACCCCTTGTTTTTCTGCTTTATTACAAAACACGACACTGTCTTCCACTCTACCTTGACTTAAGATACTTTTTGCTTGTTTAACCAAACCAgttactttagttttttttctccctttcttagattctcataaataaaaattggtcTATGTAATTttcaaacttttataaatttaaggatttaaattaatatgtatcattttcttttaatttatatatttgtatttctaaatcagtttataacaatgtaatagaaattaTTCGGTAATATATATAAGGGAATTTGTGGTCTATAGTCCAAAATGATAGTTTAGTGATGAATCTCTGTAAATCCATTGTTTGTGGAAGTAATTAGTGAAATCACCTGATTGTTAATGGTCTTCTTATTGCCGTAAAAGTTGagccaatatttaaaaaattgagGCAATTTTTAAATGTACgcaattaaaaaattgaaagttaaaTGTATCTTTTTTTAATGGAAGCGAACTCCACTAACCCGACACTACAAACAACAATAcacaaaaaacaataaacacTAATAATGTAAAAAATTATAAGAGTGAAAATTAAAACGTaatgtaaaaatttatttattattgagcaaaaaataagcaaatcaaataaacttacaaaccaaaataaattgaaaaccaCACATGCGTACACcatcaaatgaaaaactatgaCATACTTAACGAGTCGAGTAATACCAAGAACCTCGATCGCATTCAGTATGGTGCTCAAAAACTACTAGAAAGACTATGATGAAAGTAACTACACGAGGTTAGATAGTATGTATACCGAGACAGCTGAAATTTCTGAGAAATGTAAGCaagaagaaaaatgtgtttagaaactTTTCATTATTATGTTAATGTATTGTTGTGTTATTAATTAAtgtagttttaatttataaattaaagtgtttgttcttcatttgctttactttataaattaatgtgattaatttataaattaaagtgtttgttctttgtttgctttaatttataaattaatgtatttttaatttttaaaatatttatgaaaatgattattatttaaaaataaatttgaaaggTGATATTAAATCGTCAAACATCTATAAATAACTCTGTCGAAATATGATTACCAAACCTTTTATAATTGGGGAGATGATGTTAGTAGTTTGTACTAAGATTGGTGAAGTAGAAATGATGttcttaaaaatcatttattgcAATCACTGTTTTAGAGTATCTCTAAAAGCATCCTTAAAgtcttaaatataaaattttgtgcATTCCAAAAACAAccataaaactttaaattttaaggttttgaataataaaacttcaaatataaagttttactgttcaacattttatatttgaggttcaatataaaattttgtttttggagataaacaatttcaaaccttaaatttaagtttttgccaaatcttaaaataaaattatttttggagaTACTCTTTAACATTATAAACAGTTGTCAAATTTATGTTATACAAAATCATCattttaaaaagtgaaaaattacaaaaacaaaaagcattATATTCAGAATAATTCATTGCAACTAGTAAAAACAATAAGTCTTACAAACAATCATCGAAAATAGTAAAAAGGTCTTTCTCATGACAAAATAATCATAACTCAAAATAAAATGCTCGTGAAAAATAGaacatgtagatcattcatacATTACTTATGCTAATCAACGAATAATGTATTGAATTTCAGCTCGTTCTTTCAGCCACTCTAGCACTTTTGCTCCTTCTAAAATCTCTTGTACCTAAACCACCAATTCAACAagaacctctctctctctcagttaTCTTATAGTTAAAAGGAAAATGATAAATACTTAGATTCAAGAGAGTACTAACCTGATCTTTCACACGTTCCTCATCGTACTCTTGTTTATGTTTCTTGAACTCTGTGACCGAGTTCTCCACTTCTTTCACTAGTTCATCTGTTGAGAACTGCATTCAAGTTTTTTAAACAACGTCTTGTTActaattttttctttgttgctATCTCCGAGACAACAAGAGTATAAGCATATAAAAGTACCTCTAAGTTTTCACGCTTGAAGATATCTCCAACAGCTAGATTCTGCTTGATTATGTTGGTAATGCTCTCTCTTTGAGTTTCTAGAAACTCATTCACTGATTTTTGACTTGAAAGAGAAGCCAATTGATCTTCTGTGAGTTTCATGTTACCCTACAGCACCATGTCATTGAACATTAAGCATCTTAGTGACAGTAAAAGAGAGTAAGAGATATAGAGTTAAAACGCTTGCCTGAATCTCTAGAAGCCTAGCTCCATAAAACTGTCTTCCTTGTTCCTCAAATAAAGACTGAGGAATCTCTACTTCAACCATCTAAACAATAAAAAGAAGCAATTGACAATTTTTTCAATCACACAAGATCAACATTGTTAATGGTTCA is a genomic window of Brassica napus cultivar Da-Ae chromosome A2, Da-Ae, whole genome shotgun sequence containing:
- the LOC106389869 gene encoding cell division protein FtsZ homolog 1, chloroplastic, with amino-acid sequence MAITPLAQLNELTISSSSSSFHANSISNSLHSSFASTRISGFTKRRSDSKSKSLRLRCSFSPMETAKIKVVGVGGGGNNAVNRMISSGLQSVDFYAINTDSQALLQSSAQTPLQIGELLTRGLGTGGNPLLGEQAAEESKDAIANALKGSDLVFITAGMGGGTGSGAAPVVAQISKEAGYLTVGVVTYPFSFEGRKRSLQALEAIEKLQKNVDTLIVIPNDRLLDIADEQTPLQDAFLLADDVLRQGVQGISDIITIPGLVNVDFADVKAVMKDSGTAMLGVGVSCGKNRAQEAAEQATLAPLIGSSIQSATGVVYNITGGKDITLQEVNRVSQVVTSLADPSANIIFGAVVDDRYTGEIHVTIIATGFSQSFQKTLLSDPRAAKLVDKMGSSGQQENKGMSLPHQRQSPASINTKPSSPRRLFF
- the LOC106389889 gene encoding 65-kDa microtubule-associated protein 1, coding for MTVTDAESPHLGEITCGTLLQKLQEIWDEVGESDEQRDKMLLQIEQECLDVYKRKVEQAAKSRAELLQTLSDANAELSSLTTSLGEKTFANGIPDKSSGTIKEQLAAIAPALEQLWQQKEERVRAFSDVQSQIQKISGEIAGGLSSNELPLPPIVDESDLSLKKLDSFHSQLQELQKEKSDRLQKVLEFVSTVHDLCAVLTLDFLTTVTQVHPSLDEETAVQAKSISNDTLSMLSKTVLTLEDDKKQRLRKLQELATQLVDLWNLMDTPDEERDLFNHVTCNISSSVDDVTSPGALARDLINQAEVEVDRLDQLKASRMKEIAFKKQSELEEIYARAHVEINPESARERIMSLIDAGNVEHTELLADMDSQIAKAREEAVSRKDVLDRVEKWMSACEEESWLEDYNRDHNRYSSSRGAHLNLKRAEKARILVSKIPTMVDTLVAKIRAWEEEHSMSFAYDGVPLLAMLDEYGMLRQEREDEKRRLREQKKVQEQPHVEQDSAFSTRPSTAARPVSAKKPVGTRANNGGANRRLSLNANQNGSRSVAKEGGRRESLNKPAAPANYVAISKEEAAASSPVSGAADQVSASP